A single window of Hymenobacter sp. APR13 DNA harbors:
- a CDS encoding murein L,D-transpeptidase catalytic domain family protein, with protein MRTEPGFWGKKWRQLAVAAVGLGLAGCNVSASENNAAAPNASQLGPAPTDTAAPTATPLPDSLALTPVAPLPALPDSVRQAVRLLHKQLGPEAAALRPEVMERACVGYLALRHEGRIQQGGVLAVADMDLPSSEKRLWVLDLRRGQVLHHSHVAHGRGSGKLRARRFSNTIKSACTALGFYRTQDTYGGKHGLSRRLRGLDARQNDNALRRYVVLHAADYVSRQHLQRHGQAGYSRGCPALPPDQYRAIINSMPEGACLLLAGPGLESKWLDGAAAARQLATRGWR; from the coding sequence ATGCGTACGGAGCCTGGATTTTGGGGGAAGAAGTGGCGGCAGCTAGCCGTAGCAGCAGTGGGGTTGGGGCTGGCCGGCTGCAACGTGTCGGCCTCCGAAAACAACGCTGCCGCGCCGAATGCCAGCCAGTTGGGGCCAGCTCCCACCGATACGGCTGCCCCCACAGCTACCCCGCTGCCCGATTCGCTGGCCCTCACGCCCGTGGCGCCGCTGCCCGCCCTGCCCGATTCGGTGCGCCAGGCGGTGCGGCTGCTGCACAAGCAGCTAGGCCCCGAGGCCGCCGCGCTGCGGCCCGAAGTGATGGAACGCGCCTGCGTCGGCTACCTCGCGCTGCGCCACGAGGGCCGCATCCAGCAGGGCGGCGTGCTGGCCGTGGCCGACATGGATTTGCCTTCTTCGGAAAAGCGCCTGTGGGTGCTGGATCTGCGCCGCGGGCAGGTGCTGCACCACAGCCACGTCGCGCACGGCCGGGGCTCGGGCAAGCTGCGGGCCCGGCGTTTCTCCAACACCATCAAGTCGGCGTGCACGGCGCTGGGCTTCTACCGCACCCAGGATACCTACGGCGGCAAGCACGGCCTCTCGCGCCGCCTGCGCGGCCTCGACGCGCGCCAGAACGACAACGCCTTGCGCCGCTACGTCGTCCTCCACGCCGCCGACTACGTCAGCCGCCAGCATCTGCAGCGCCACGGCCAGGCCGGCTACAGCCGCGGCTGCCCCGCTCTGCCTCCGGATCAGTACCGCGCCATCATCAACAGCATGCCGGAAGGCGCCTGCCTGCTGCTGGCCGGCCCCGGCCTGGAATCGAAGTGGCTGGACGGTGCCGCTGCCGCCCGGCAGCTGGCGACGCGGGGCTGGCGGTAG
- a CDS encoding TonB-dependent receptor produces MHLYFLRLYLLGLALLALSSRPAYAQSSALATLRGTITDSLSGQPLPGTGLQLTGPAGTTGTATDALGHFRLGGLAAGTYTLQATGLGYGTRRQTLTLAAGETQTLTLALPAVALNLREVTVAQPRDPNQSLAAITRIDQVLRPVNSAQDLLPLVPGLVIAQHAGGGKAEQIFIRGFDVDHGTDFNVSIDGLPVNMVSHAHGQGYADMHFVIPETVDALRVYKGPYTARFGDFATAGSGEFSTKTSLESSLAKVEIGRFDTRRAVALLDVLPAGKHLLSNQTESAYLASEYTFTNAYFDSPQHFRRFNGLGKYTGILSDRTSLMLLGSHFTSRWDASGQVPERAVRDSRISRFGSIDDTEGGSTSRTNATAVLTTALPHDAVLRQQAYYSRYDFNLYSNFTFFLENPDQGDQIRQTDGRNIYGYTGTYEHAGQLGRRALRSTFGLGTRIDDVDVALRNSVKRQVTGTIVAGRVFEQNLNAYLDETLTLTEQLTLNAALRADYFVFRYRDAQDTETSGRATKARISPKLNIYYDLTPNTQLFVRSGVGFHSNDARAVVVNRNDSLPALPRAIGYEVGSTFKPLPALVVNAAFWVLHLQDELVYVGDGGFTESAGRTRRFGADVALRYQLSRVLFADVDLNYAHGRLVGVPKGENYIPLAPSFTTVGGLTLKQPRGLSASLRYRHLNTRPANEANTVQAQGYFLLDAVASYAVGRFVLGATAENLLNVEWNQAQFDTLSRLPGEPVEGVSELHYTPGTPFFVKGSVSVLF; encoded by the coding sequence ATGCACCTCTACTTTTTACGACTTTACCTGCTTGGGCTGGCGCTGCTGGCCCTGAGCAGCCGTCCGGCGTACGCGCAATCCAGCGCCCTGGCCACGTTGCGCGGCACCATCACCGATTCTCTTTCCGGACAGCCGCTACCGGGCACTGGCCTGCAGCTAACGGGCCCAGCCGGCACCACCGGCACAGCTACCGATGCTTTAGGCCATTTCCGGCTCGGCGGCCTGGCCGCCGGCACCTACACGCTGCAAGCCACCGGCCTTGGCTACGGCACCCGCCGCCAGACGCTCACGCTGGCCGCCGGCGAAACCCAGACCCTCACGCTGGCCCTGCCTGCCGTGGCCCTCAATCTGCGCGAAGTAACCGTGGCTCAGCCCCGCGACCCCAACCAAAGCCTAGCCGCCATCACTCGCATCGACCAGGTGCTGCGGCCCGTGAATTCGGCGCAGGACCTGCTGCCGCTGGTGCCGGGCCTGGTGATTGCCCAGCACGCTGGCGGCGGCAAGGCCGAGCAGATCTTCATCCGCGGCTTCGATGTTGACCACGGCACCGATTTCAACGTGAGCATCGATGGGTTGCCGGTGAACATGGTCAGCCACGCCCACGGCCAGGGCTACGCCGACATGCACTTTGTGATACCCGAAACCGTAGACGCGCTGCGCGTGTACAAAGGGCCCTACACGGCCCGTTTCGGCGATTTTGCCACGGCCGGCTCCGGCGAGTTCAGCACCAAAACCAGCCTGGAAAGCAGCCTGGCCAAAGTGGAAATCGGGCGGTTTGATACGCGCCGGGCGGTGGCTTTGCTGGATGTGCTGCCCGCCGGCAAGCACCTGCTCTCCAACCAGACCGAAAGCGCCTACCTGGCCTCCGAATACACCTTTACCAACGCCTATTTCGACAGCCCGCAGCACTTCCGGCGCTTCAACGGCCTGGGCAAATACACCGGCATTCTCTCCGACCGCACCTCGTTGATGCTGCTGGGCTCGCACTTCACCTCGCGCTGGGATGCCTCGGGGCAGGTGCCGGAGCGGGCCGTGCGCGACAGCCGGATTTCGCGCTTCGGCTCCATCGACGACACCGAGGGCGGCAGCACCAGCCGCACCAACGCCACGGCCGTGCTCACCACCGCCCTGCCCCACGACGCCGTGCTGCGCCAGCAGGCGTACTACTCGCGCTACGATTTCAACCTTTACTCAAACTTCACCTTCTTCCTCGAAAACCCCGACCAGGGCGACCAGATCCGGCAAACCGACGGCCGCAACATCTACGGCTACACCGGCACCTATGAGCACGCCGGCCAGCTGGGCCGCCGGGCCCTGCGCTCCACCTTCGGCCTCGGCACCCGCATCGACGACGTGGACGTGGCCCTGCGCAACTCCGTGAAGCGGCAGGTGACCGGGACCATCGTGGCCGGCCGGGTGTTCGAGCAGAACCTGAACGCCTACCTCGACGAGACGCTCACGCTCACCGAGCAGCTCACGCTCAACGCCGCGCTACGGGCCGACTACTTCGTATTTCGCTACCGCGATGCGCAGGATACCGAAACCTCGGGCCGGGCCACCAAGGCGCGCATCAGCCCCAAGCTGAACATCTATTACGACCTCACGCCGAACACCCAGCTGTTTGTGCGCTCGGGCGTGGGCTTTCATTCCAACGATGCCCGCGCCGTAGTCGTGAACCGCAACGACTCGTTGCCAGCGCTGCCCCGCGCCATCGGCTACGAGGTGGGCAGCACCTTCAAGCCACTGCCGGCGCTGGTGGTGAATGCCGCCTTCTGGGTCCTGCACCTGCAGGACGAGTTGGTGTACGTCGGCGACGGCGGCTTCACGGAAAGCGCCGGCCGCACCCGCCGCTTCGGCGCCGATGTGGCGCTGCGCTACCAACTCAGCCGTGTGCTCTTTGCTGATGTAGACCTGAACTATGCCCACGGCCGGCTGGTAGGCGTGCCGAAAGGGGAGAATTACATTCCGCTGGCGCCCAGCTTCACCACCGTAGGCGGGCTCACGCTCAAGCAGCCGCGCGGTCTGAGCGCCAGCCTGCGCTACCGTCACCTCAACACCCGTCCGGCCAACGAAGCCAACACGGTGCAGGCGCAAGGCTACTTTCTGCTCGACGCCGTGGCCAGCTACGCCGTGGGCCGCTTCGTGCTCGGAGCTACCGCCGAAAACCTGCTGAACGTGGAGTGGAACCAGGCCCAGTTCGACACGCTGAGCCGCCTGCCCGGCGAGCCCGTCGAGGGCGTTTCGGAGCTACACTACACGCCCGGCACGCCGTTTTTCGTGAAAGGCAGCGTGAGCGTGCTGTTTTAG
- a CDS encoding tetratricopeptide repeat protein gives MRKYLYPILLLSFMAAVAALVFFRKPEPVPALKPRHGDLALGGEWVNTQQAVGGLLARLRSTPDDTKAQLLLAQAYMQEGRVTGDHPYYDMAAVKLLDEILRREPENFEALCCKASLSLTQHHFTEGLALAEQAVQLNPNNAFVYGLLCDANVELGRYPEAVRMADKMNTVRPDLRAYARVSYLREIHGDVPGAIEAMDMATKAGVGGLEQTEWSRITLGHLYETTGDLTRAEQQYQTALAARPGYAYALAGLGRVAKARHDYPAAIAHFLKARATVKDYAFADELTDLYRLNHEPAKANAMAREAIKMLATDAKEADDNEQMGHYADRELAYAYLKTNEPDKALEHAKAEYERRPDNIDVQETLAWVHYKRGEYAAARKLITQARRTNSQNPTLLCRAGLIATKSGHAAEGQALIRQALAINPYLSMELAEEGKQLLAGL, from the coding sequence GTGCGAAAATATCTTTACCCGATCTTACTGCTGAGCTTTATGGCGGCGGTGGCGGCGCTGGTTTTCTTCCGGAAGCCCGAGCCCGTTCCCGCCCTCAAGCCCCGGCACGGCGACCTGGCCCTGGGCGGCGAGTGGGTGAACACCCAGCAAGCCGTGGGCGGCCTGCTGGCCCGCCTGCGCTCAACGCCCGACGACACCAAGGCCCAGCTGCTGCTGGCCCAGGCCTACATGCAGGAAGGCCGCGTAACGGGCGACCATCCGTATTACGACATGGCCGCCGTGAAGCTGCTCGACGAGATTCTGCGCCGGGAGCCCGAAAACTTTGAGGCGCTGTGCTGCAAAGCCTCGCTCAGCCTCACCCAGCACCACTTCACCGAAGGGCTGGCCCTGGCCGAGCAAGCCGTGCAGCTCAACCCCAACAACGCCTTCGTGTACGGGCTGCTCTGCGACGCCAACGTAGAGCTGGGCCGCTACCCCGAAGCCGTGCGCATGGCCGACAAGATGAACACCGTGCGCCCCGACTTGCGGGCCTACGCCCGGGTATCATACCTGCGCGAAATCCACGGCGACGTGCCCGGCGCCATCGAGGCCATGGACATGGCCACCAAGGCGGGCGTGGGTGGCCTGGAGCAAACCGAATGGTCGCGCATCACGCTGGGCCACCTCTACGAAACCACCGGCGACCTGACCCGCGCCGAGCAGCAGTACCAGACGGCGCTGGCGGCTCGCCCCGGCTACGCCTACGCCCTGGCCGGCCTCGGCCGCGTGGCCAAAGCCCGCCACGACTATCCGGCGGCCATTGCGCACTTCCTGAAAGCCCGCGCCACGGTAAAGGACTATGCCTTTGCCGACGAGCTGACCGACCTCTACCGCCTCAACCACGAGCCGGCCAAAGCCAACGCCATGGCCCGCGAGGCCATCAAAATGCTGGCTACCGATGCCAAGGAGGCCGACGACAACGAGCAGATGGGCCACTACGCCGACCGGGAGCTGGCCTACGCCTACCTCAAAACCAACGAGCCCGACAAAGCCCTGGAGCACGCCAAAGCCGAGTATGAGCGCCGCCCCGACAACATCGACGTGCAGGAAACGCTGGCCTGGGTGCACTACAAGCGCGGCGAATACGCAGCGGCCCGCAAGCTCATAACGCAGGCCCGCCGCACCAACTCCCAAAACCCCACGCTGCTGTGCCGCGCCGGCCTGATTGCCACTAAATCCGGCCACGCCGCCGAGGGCCAGGCCCTGATTCGGCAGGCCTTGGCCATCAACCCCTACCTGAGCATGGAGCTGGCCGAGGAAGGCAAACAGCTGCTGGCTGGTCTGTAG
- a CDS encoding alpha-amylase family glycosyl hydrolase yields MLNCTNAWWRKLTLAAAALLVLSGQPAKAQKVVLQGYWWDYWNTNYPNGWANYIALLAPRLKAMGIDAVWLPPTIKNGNQGNGYSPFDNYDLGDKYQKGFTATRMGNKDELLRAVAVLHANGIEVVQDIVLNHNDGAGSQTGGGGQDPAAWEDGSTSKYKNFRYVSYSKPATDETAANYLARNGRFPKNWQNFNPNPGNNSTSGDQNQILFGPDISYYSGSYGQSSNATFNPAQGADYMRTNQRNWLVWYKKQEGFDGVRLDAVKHFPEFAMEDFLYNMQSNAGWANGGATMYAVGEWVGGSGQMDSWVAGVQNRAGTFDFSLRNALYSIVSGGGNFDIGSLPNYQQGTRVVQINGQYVHRTVPFVNNHDTFRPQVSATGNYTGWNTGSELAPHIDPFDPRLSAAYAAALAVDGSPQIFFEDLFNIGSTGKRYSHQPTSTVDLPQRSDIENLIWCHQNLRFKDGAYKVRWQAQDHLVIERSTKAIIGINDNFSTWQNSTVSCDFAPGTVLKDYSGANGTATVTVSGSQTVSINTPPCNGTATGGRRGYSVWAPVGINTNYVRAAMATTQEWELADDLGDSDSRSLRQGGQLPASSTAYRTAGRIYVQSGKTVTYTLFPTDATRSLAVELVSGTSTIVSSKTGTGTLTGTYTPTATGWLTLRAKNASTANPAQRAFIKATYTAPAVLSTTALRETGVLATANARTPLAGADLTVYPNPTAANRIDVVLQSPTDVTATLRLTDLMGRLVHEQKVRLYPGSTEQRLRIERALPAGVYQLNVPELGLSRKVAVQ; encoded by the coding sequence ATGCTCAATTGTACAAATGCCTGGTGGCGCAAGCTCACCCTGGCCGCCGCTGCCTTATTAGTGCTGAGTGGCCAACCCGCTAAAGCCCAGAAAGTGGTCCTGCAGGGCTACTGGTGGGACTACTGGAACACCAACTACCCCAACGGCTGGGCCAACTACATTGCCCTGCTGGCCCCGCGCCTGAAAGCCATGGGCATTGATGCCGTGTGGCTCCCGCCCACCATCAAAAACGGCAACCAGGGCAACGGCTACTCGCCCTTCGACAACTACGACCTGGGCGACAAGTACCAGAAAGGCTTCACGGCCACCCGCATGGGCAACAAGGATGAGCTGCTGCGCGCCGTGGCCGTGCTGCACGCCAACGGCATCGAGGTGGTGCAGGACATCGTGCTCAACCACAACGACGGCGCCGGCTCCCAGACCGGCGGCGGTGGCCAGGACCCGGCCGCCTGGGAAGACGGCTCGACCAGCAAGTACAAGAACTTCCGGTACGTGAGCTACAGCAAGCCCGCCACCGACGAAACGGCTGCCAACTACTTGGCCCGCAACGGCCGCTTCCCCAAAAACTGGCAGAACTTCAACCCCAACCCCGGCAACAACTCCACCTCCGGCGACCAGAACCAGATTCTGTTCGGGCCCGATATCAGCTACTACAGCGGCTCCTACGGTCAGAGCTCCAACGCCACCTTCAACCCGGCCCAAGGTGCCGACTACATGCGCACCAACCAGCGCAACTGGCTGGTGTGGTACAAAAAGCAGGAAGGCTTTGATGGTGTGCGCCTGGATGCCGTGAAGCACTTCCCGGAGTTTGCCATGGAGGATTTCCTCTACAACATGCAAAGCAACGCCGGCTGGGCCAACGGCGGCGCAACCATGTACGCCGTGGGCGAATGGGTGGGCGGCAGCGGCCAGATGGACAGCTGGGTGGCGGGCGTGCAGAACCGCGCCGGCACCTTCGATTTCTCGCTGCGCAACGCGCTGTACAGCATTGTGAGCGGGGGCGGCAACTTCGACATCGGCTCGTTGCCGAATTACCAGCAGGGCACGCGGGTGGTGCAGATCAACGGGCAGTATGTGCACCGCACAGTACCGTTTGTGAACAACCACGACACGTTCCGGCCCCAGGTGAGTGCCACCGGCAACTATACCGGCTGGAACACCGGCTCGGAGCTGGCCCCGCACATCGACCCGTTCGACCCGCGCCTGTCGGCCGCCTACGCCGCCGCGCTGGCCGTGGATGGCTCGCCGCAGATCTTCTTCGAGGACCTGTTCAACATCGGCAGTACTGGTAAGCGCTACTCGCACCAGCCCACCAGCACCGTGGACCTGCCCCAGCGCTCCGACATCGAAAACTTAATCTGGTGCCACCAGAACCTGCGCTTTAAGGACGGCGCTTACAAAGTGCGCTGGCAGGCCCAGGACCACCTCGTCATCGAGCGGAGCACCAAGGCCATCATCGGCATCAACGACAACTTCTCGACCTGGCAGAACAGCACGGTTTCGTGTGATTTCGCGCCCGGTACCGTGCTCAAGGACTACTCCGGCGCCAACGGCACGGCTACCGTCACGGTAAGCGGCTCGCAGACGGTGAGCATCAACACGCCGCCTTGCAACGGCACAGCCACTGGCGGCCGCCGCGGCTACTCGGTGTGGGCGCCCGTGGGCATCAACACCAACTACGTGCGCGCCGCCATGGCTACCACCCAGGAATGGGAGCTGGCCGACGACCTGGGCGACAGTGACAGCCGCTCCCTGCGGCAGGGCGGACAGCTGCCGGCTTCGTCCACGGCGTACCGCACGGCGGGCCGCATTTACGTGCAATCAGGCAAAACCGTCACCTACACGCTGTTCCCCACGGATGCTACGCGTAGCCTGGCAGTGGAGCTAGTGAGCGGCACGAGCACCATCGTGAGCAGCAAAACCGGCACCGGCACCCTCACGGGCACCTACACGCCCACGGCCACCGGCTGGCTGACGCTGCGCGCCAAAAACGCCTCTACGGCCAACCCGGCCCAGCGCGCCTTCATCAAGGCCACCTACACCGCCCCGGCCGTGCTGAGCACCACGGCTCTGCGCGAAACCGGCGTACTGGCCACGGCCAACGCCCGCACGCCGCTGGCCGGCGCCGACCTGACGGTGTACCCCAACCCCACCGCCGCCAACCGCATCGACGTGGTGCTGCAGTCGCCGACGGACGTGACGGCTACGCTGCGCCTGACCGACCTCATGGGCCGCCTCGTGCACGAGCAGAAAGTGCGCCTCTACCCCGGCTCCACGGAGCAGCGCCTGCGCATCGAGCGAGCATTGCCGGCCGGTGTCTACCAGCTGAACGTGCCGGAACTGGGCCTGAGCCGCAAAGTTGCGGTGCAATAA
- a CDS encoding HupE/UreJ family protein, whose translation MLHFRLLLPLLLLAPAAARAHALDGVDVSKLSQADAIWIYLKLGFEHILPLGLDHILFVLSIALLEPRLKSVLVQATAFTVAHSITLGLAMYGLISPPPGIIEPIIALSILFVALENILVSKLNPWRVVVVFGFGLVHGMGFASVLTGLGLPRRLFLESLLAFNVGVELGQVAVILLAWGLVGYWFSGKPWYKQRVVVPASIVIGLIAAYWTVERVFFA comes from the coding sequence GTGCTACATTTTCGGTTGCTGCTGCCATTGCTGCTGCTGGCTCCGGCCGCCGCCCGCGCCCACGCCCTGGACGGCGTAGACGTCAGCAAACTTTCCCAGGCCGATGCCATCTGGATTTATCTGAAGCTGGGCTTCGAGCACATCCTGCCGCTGGGCCTCGACCATATTCTGTTCGTGCTGAGCATTGCGCTGCTGGAGCCGCGCCTGAAGTCGGTGCTGGTGCAGGCCACGGCCTTTACGGTGGCGCATTCCATCACGCTGGGGCTGGCCATGTACGGGCTGATTTCGCCGCCGCCGGGCATCATTGAGCCCATTATTGCGCTGTCGATTCTGTTTGTGGCGCTGGAAAACATCCTCGTCAGCAAGCTGAATCCGTGGCGGGTGGTGGTGGTGTTCGGCTTTGGGCTGGTGCACGGCATGGGCTTCGCCAGCGTCCTGACCGGGCTGGGGCTGCCGCGGCGGCTGTTTCTGGAGTCGTTGCTGGCGTTTAATGTGGGCGTGGAGCTGGGCCAGGTGGCCGTGATTCTGCTGGCCTGGGGGCTGGTAGGCTACTGGTTCAGTGGCAAGCCCTGGTACAAGCAGCGCGTGGTGGTGCCGGCGTCCATCGTCATCGGCCTCATTGCCGCTTATTGGACGGTGGAGCGGGTGTTTTTCGCCTGA
- a CDS encoding Ldh family oxidoreductase, which translates to MTTTLSYNQLFTFAEAVFSGMGCPDADATLATETLLSADLRGVDSHGVARLIGYVRLWEAGRINATPRVGVTYETPSTAVVDGDGGLGLVVGPRAMQVAMDKARQVGTGWVSVKNSNHFGIAGYHAMLALAHDMIGVAMTNASPLVAPTYSLERLLGTNPIAVAVPAGEQPDFVLDMATTTAANGKLEIAQRKNLPIPDGWAQDAAGVGSTDANAVKNGGALLPLGGTTGSHKGYGLGAVVDIFSAVLSGANYGPWVPPFVAFLQPSANPVGQGLGHFFGAMRVDAFRPADEFKTHMDNWITTFRQAQAVESRHVLIPGDPERETSAVRLLEGIPLLEPVIRDLETVGSKFGVKL; encoded by the coding sequence ATGACTACTACCCTCTCCTACAACCAGCTCTTCACGTTTGCCGAGGCCGTTTTCAGCGGTATGGGCTGCCCCGACGCCGACGCCACCCTGGCCACCGAAACCCTGCTCTCCGCTGATCTGCGCGGCGTAGACTCGCACGGGGTGGCCCGGCTCATCGGCTACGTGCGCCTCTGGGAAGCCGGCCGCATCAACGCCACGCCCCGCGTGGGCGTCACCTACGAAACGCCCAGCACGGCCGTGGTGGACGGCGACGGAGGCCTGGGCTTGGTAGTGGGGCCGCGCGCCATGCAGGTAGCCATGGACAAGGCCCGGCAGGTGGGCACCGGCTGGGTGTCGGTGAAGAACTCCAACCACTTCGGCATTGCCGGCTACCACGCCATGCTGGCGCTGGCCCACGACATGATTGGGGTGGCTATGACCAACGCCTCGCCGCTGGTGGCGCCCACCTACTCGCTGGAGCGGCTGCTAGGCACCAACCCCATTGCCGTAGCCGTGCCCGCCGGCGAGCAGCCCGATTTCGTGCTGGACATGGCCACCACCACGGCCGCCAACGGCAAGCTGGAAATCGCGCAGCGCAAAAACCTGCCCATTCCGGATGGCTGGGCCCAGGATGCGGCCGGCGTGGGTTCCACCGATGCCAACGCCGTGAAGAACGGCGGGGCCTTGCTGCCGCTGGGTGGCACGACCGGCTCGCACAAAGGCTACGGCCTGGGCGCGGTGGTCGATATTTTCTCGGCCGTACTGAGCGGGGCTAACTACGGGCCCTGGGTGCCGCCGTTCGTGGCGTTTCTGCAGCCCTCAGCCAACCCCGTGGGCCAGGGCCTGGGCCACTTCTTCGGGGCAATGCGCGTGGATGCCTTCCGCCCCGCCGACGAGTTCAAGACCCACATGGACAACTGGATTACCACCTTCCGCCAGGCGCAGGCCGTGGAAAGCCGGCACGTGCTCATCCCCGGCGACCCGGAACGTGAAACGTCGGCTGTACGGCTGCTGGAAGGCATTCCGCTGCTGGAGCCCGTTATCCGGGACTTGGAAACGGTGGGTAGCAAGTTCGGCGTGAAGCTATAA
- a CDS encoding murein L,D-transpeptidase catalytic domain family protein, which produces MENQSVVRRQRLKRRARRVARRVLPFVAALFMATPLAGPVMGSANKVKAQGMEAKLPSAKSLQTAFFNQRLHDLYRDLNVESQGLRYNVFEKAMTGYLNLQHNGQLSDDKQLLTVVDFELPSTEKRLWVLDLEAKQVKFHTLVAHGHNSGENMATNFSNENESNMSSLGFYVTEGEYIGKHGRSLKLQGLDEGYNTNALARSVVMHGADYVSEDFIRQYGRLGRSLGCPALPMDQKDEIIEAVNGRTCLFLNGPDQSYSSKYLNEDVAMNALLSANS; this is translated from the coding sequence ATGGAAAATCAGAGTGTAGTTCGTCGTCAGCGGCTGAAGCGCCGGGCCCGCCGGGTGGCGCGCCGGGTACTACCGTTCGTGGCTGCCCTGTTCATGGCTACTCCACTGGCTGGCCCGGTAATGGGCAGCGCCAACAAGGTAAAAGCCCAGGGGATGGAAGCGAAGCTGCCATCAGCCAAAAGCCTGCAGACCGCTTTCTTCAACCAGCGCCTGCACGACCTGTACCGCGACCTGAATGTGGAAAGCCAGGGTCTGCGCTACAACGTGTTCGAGAAAGCCATGACCGGCTACCTCAACCTGCAGCACAACGGCCAACTCTCCGACGACAAGCAGTTGCTGACGGTAGTGGACTTCGAGCTGCCCAGCACCGAAAAGCGCCTTTGGGTGCTCGATCTGGAAGCCAAGCAGGTGAAATTCCACACGCTGGTAGCGCACGGCCACAACTCCGGCGAGAACATGGCGACCAACTTCTCCAACGAGAATGAGTCAAACATGAGCAGCCTGGGCTTCTATGTGACTGAAGGCGAGTACATCGGCAAGCACGGCCGCAGCCTCAAGCTGCAGGGCCTCGATGAAGGCTACAACACCAACGCCCTGGCCCGCTCCGTGGTGATGCACGGCGCCGACTACGTGAGCGAGGACTTCATCCGGCAATATGGCCGCCTGGGCCGCAGCCTCGGCTGCCCCGCCCTGCCGATGGACCAGAAAGACGAAATTATTGAAGCCGTTAATGGCCGGACTTGCCTGTTTCTCAACGGCCCCGACCAGTCGTACTCCTCGAAATACCTGAACGAGGATGTGGCGATGAACGCCTTGTTGTCGGCCAATAGCTAA
- a CDS encoding phosphatase, whose translation MSHPPSLHRRLALIDMGTNTFHLLIVELPEARHAQPVTLLRTKVGVRLGEGGISKGQIAPEPYARALHTLAGFKEEMELHQVTDVRATATSAMRVTSNGPELVKDIFEQTGIQVEVIAGDREAELICAGVRRAVPLGPEKHLLMDIGGGSVEFIIADESRIFWKQSFEIGAQRLLDKFFPDPSGVFPPEAVAAEKAYFQQVLAPLAAAVAEFRPVGLVGASGSFDSLADMHLGRLRAEADLPPSTDLPLESLHRSQQQLLSLPHEQRKALPGILPMRADMLVVAVVLIDYVLELTGITHLRTSAYALKEGLLAEMLAL comes from the coding sequence GTGTCACATCCTCCTTCTCTGCACCGCCGGCTGGCCCTCATAGACATGGGCACCAACACCTTCCACCTGCTGATTGTGGAGCTGCCCGAGGCGCGCCACGCGCAGCCCGTTACGCTGCTGCGCACCAAGGTGGGCGTGCGGCTGGGCGAAGGCGGCATCAGCAAGGGCCAGATTGCGCCCGAGCCCTATGCGCGGGCTTTGCACACGCTGGCCGGCTTCAAGGAGGAAATGGAGCTGCACCAGGTAACGGACGTGCGCGCCACGGCCACCAGCGCCATGCGCGTGACCAGCAACGGCCCCGAGCTGGTGAAGGACATCTTCGAGCAGACCGGCATTCAGGTGGAAGTCATTGCCGGCGACCGGGAGGCCGAGCTGATCTGCGCCGGCGTGCGCCGTGCCGTGCCGCTCGGCCCGGAAAAGCACCTGCTTATGGATATCGGCGGCGGCTCGGTGGAGTTTATCATTGCTGATGAAAGCCGGATCTTCTGGAAGCAAAGCTTTGAAATCGGGGCCCAGCGCCTGCTCGACAAGTTTTTCCCGGACCCCAGCGGCGTATTCCCCCCCGAAGCCGTGGCGGCCGAAAAAGCCTATTTCCAGCAGGTACTGGCGCCGCTGGCGGCTGCCGTGGCCGAGTTCCGGCCGGTGGGCCTGGTGGGCGCGTCCGGCTCGTTCGACAGCCTGGCCGACATGCACCTGGGCCGTCTGCGCGCCGAGGCCGACCTGCCGCCGTCCACGGACCTGCCGCTGGAGAGCTTACACCGCAGCCAGCAGCAGCTGCTAAGCCTCCCGCACGAGCAGCGCAAGGCCCTGCCCGGCATTCTGCCCATGCGCGCCGATATGCTGGTGGTGGCCGTGGTGCTGATCGACTACGTGCTGGAGCTGACCGGCATCACGCACCTGCGCACCTCGGCCTATGCCCTCAAGGAAGGCCTGCTGGCCGAAATGCTGGCATTGTAG